A window from Hemicordylus capensis ecotype Gifberg chromosome 2, rHemCap1.1.pri, whole genome shotgun sequence encodes these proteins:
- the LOC128345910 gene encoding uncharacterized protein LOC128345910 isoform X2 — translation MGGCWSCVACRSHPEAEPKDEDEEGALTGHPRNPTHVAPFSGGLPNVLGDTLGKELIEEPSMPEPLPATHITNDILGKELIEEPSMPEPLPATHITNDILGKELIEEPSMPEPFPAPRMTNDILGKELTEGPSVTEPLPAPRMTNDILGKELTEEPSVPEPLPAPRMTNDILGEELIEDTSVPEPLPATHITNDILVEALIE, via the exons atgggtggctgttggtcatgtgtggcctgcag gtctcacccagaggcagaaccaaa ggatgaagatgaagagggggcactgacag gtcatcccagaaacccaacccatgttgcaccattttctgggggactccccaatgttttgggggacactctggggaaagagctcattgaggaaccctccatgccagaaccccttccagcaactcacatcaccaatgacatcctggggaaagagctcattgaggaaccctccatgccagaaccccttccagcaactcacatcaccaatgacatcctggggaaagagctcattgaggaaccctccatgccagaaccctttccagcacctcgcatgaccaatgacatcctggggaaagagctcactgagggaccctccgtgacagaaccccttccagcacctcgcatgaccaacgacatcctggggaaagagctcactgaggaaccctccgtgccagaacctcttccagcacctcgcatgaccaatgacatcctgggggaagagctcattgaggataCCTCagtgccagaaccacttccagcaactcacatcaccaatgacatcctggtggAAGCGCTTATTGAgtaa
- the LOC128345910 gene encoding uncharacterized protein LOC128345910 isoform X3, whose translation MGGCWSCVACRDEDEEGALTGHPRNPTHVAPFSGGLPNVLGDTLGKELIEEPSMPEPLPATHITNDILGKELIEEPSMPEPLPATHITNDILGKELIEEPSMPEPFPAPRMTNDILGKELTEGPSVTEPLPAPRMTNDILGKELTEEPSVPEPLPAPRMTNDILGEELIEDTSVPEPLPATHITNDILVEALIE comes from the exons atgggtggctgttggtcatgtgtggcctgcag ggatgaagatgaagagggggcactgacag gtcatcccagaaacccaacccatgttgcaccattttctgggggactccccaatgttttgggggacactctggggaaagagctcattgaggaaccctccatgccagaaccccttccagcaactcacatcaccaatgacatcctggggaaagagctcattgaggaaccctccatgccagaaccccttccagcaactcacatcaccaatgacatcctggggaaagagctcattgaggaaccctccatgccagaaccctttccagcacctcgcatgaccaatgacatcctggggaaagagctcactgagggaccctccgtgacagaaccccttccagcacctcgcatgaccaacgacatcctggggaaagagctcactgaggaaccctccgtgccagaacctcttccagcacctcgcatgaccaatgacatcctgggggaagagctcattgaggataCCTCagtgccagaaccacttccagcaactcacatcaccaatgacatcctggtggAAGCGCTTATTGAgtaa
- the LOC128345910 gene encoding uncharacterized protein LOC128345910 isoform X1 has protein sequence MPEPLPAPRITNKILGEALIEECSVPEPLPAPHITNNILGEALIEEPSVPEPLPAPRITNNILGKLLIEETSMPEPLPTPCITSDLLGKVLIDDTSVPGPSILTDTPKEAASVSEPLLEPSIANNYLQQEVELLKGLQHDYVQQQLRVRRISQQFPRSLWAINLQIGHTRTRLIRSEVRLQRWEREAVPAGPGSVLQPSGSDSSLSSASLEVASIPSSTSTSSLLLHPSPPPPPSPPPLEPDLSNVKETLQSLVEMQVHQLRDRKSHRGSTP, from the exons atgccagaaccacttccagcacctcgcatcaccaacaagatcctgggggaagcgctcattgaggaatgctccgtgccagaaccccttccagcacctcacatcaccaacaacatcttgggggaagcgctcattgaggaaccctccgtgccagaaccccttccagcacctcgcatcaccaacaacatcctgggcaaattgctcattgaggaaacctcgatgccagaaccccttccaacaccttgcatcaccagtgacctactggggaaagtgctcattgatgatacctcagtgccaggtccttccatcctcacagacactccaaaggaagcagcctctgtgtcagagcccttactagagccttccattgctaataattatcttcagcaagaagtagaactcctcaaagggttacagcatgactatgtccagcagc aactgagggttcgccgcatttcccaacagttccctcgttctctctgggccatcaacctgcaaatcGGACACACGCGGacaaggctcatccgcagtgaagttcggctgcagcggtgggaaagggaag ctgTTCCTGCAGGCCCTGGTTCAgttctccagccctctgggtctgattcatcattgtcctctgcctcccttgaggttgcctccatcccatcctccacctccacctcttccctcctcctgcatccctctccacctcctcctccttccccacctcctctggagccggacctcagcaatgtgaaagaaactctgcagagtttggtagagatgcaggtccatcagctgcgtgaccgtaagtctcacagaggcagcactccataa